The sequence below is a genomic window from Actinomycetota bacterium.
CACCGCCGGCCGGACGCTGGCCTGGACGTGGTCGGCTTCTACGAGGTTTTGGCATCTGGCGCGTAAGACTATCAGTCTGCTCCGCGCGGGGCTGCGCAGCCCCTAGCCGTCCGACGCCAGGGCGCGAACCCGGCTACGCAGTTCCGCGGTCGTCATCCCCGCGATCGACAAGCGCTTGTCCACGGCGGCTGTCCCAGAGACCACATCCACGTCGCGCGCCGGAACCCCAAGCCACGCCGCTATCGCGCGTACGACGGCCTCATTCGCCCTGCCCTTCTCCGGGGCCGGGCGCACCGTGACCCGCACGCCGGCCGCCGCCGTCCAGCCGACCGCGTCGGCGCGCGCCCGAGCTCGAACACGCACGCGCAACACCGGTCCGGCCTTGGTCTCCTCCACCGCGTCCTCCGGGTTCATCCCGGGAATCCTACGCGCGGCAGGCGAGAGCCCGAGGGTGGTCCATATACTGCCCGCGTGGATCCCAAAGCCCTGAACGCAATCGTGCACGACCGCGAGGCGGCGTACTACGACGACCGCTTCCTCATCGACTACGACGGACGAATCGGCGCCGAGGTCCGCCGCGACCTCGGCGCCCTCCTCGGAGAAGTCCCGCGCGCGCGCCGAGCCCTCGACGTCGCATGCGGCACCGGATACTTGGCCGTCGGACTAGCGGCCTCAGGCATCGCCCGCGAAGTCCACGCAACCGACCTCTCGGTGCGAATGGTCGAGCGGACTGCCGAGAACGCCGCGCGGGCGGGCGCGTCACTGACGGTCGCCCTCGCCGACGCCGAGCGACTCCCCTACGCCGACGCGGCCTTCGATCTGGTCGTCGCGCGCGCGGCCCTTCATCATCTTCCCGATCCGGCCGCCTCGTTGCGCGAGATTCGCCGGGTGCTGGAACCCGGCGGAATCGCGATCGTCACGGCGGAACCCACTCCAGGCGGAGAACGCCAAGTCGCGGCCGTTGTCGGCGTAGCGGTGCGCGCCGTCGGTTTGTTGAACAAGCTGCGCGGCCGCACGCAGGACCCCGAACACCTCACTTGGGAACTGGCCTCAATGGCGGCAAACCTGCACACGTTCACGCCGGACGAAATCGAATCCACGGCGCGCGCGGCGGGGTTCGAGCAGGTCGAGGTGAGCAAGGCCTCACTCGCGTGGATCCTTGCGCTGGGAATCAACTACTACCTCGTTGGGGAATTCGACGGCCTCGCGCGCAACCGTTGGGTTCGACGCGGCGCGCGCGCGTCGGCAGATGCCGCGGCGGCATTCGACCGCGCGATCACCGACCGGTTCCTGCCCGCCTCTTGGCGACACACCATCCAGGCGGTCATGCGCTAGGCGCAGAAGGCCCGCTTCGGAGGAAAGACCGTCCGCAAAGCGGCCTGCCTTCTGGCGCCGCGGGAAGGGAACGGGGTACGATCCGTGCCGATGCGATTCAAGATTGGTTTGCCTGCGGCGGTCGCACTGGGTTTCCTCGGTTTGGGGTTCCTTTTTATTCTGCTCGGCTGGAACGGCTCAGCCGGCGTCAACTGTGTGGACTGCCAGATCCCGTACCTGATCTCAGGCGGAGCTGCCGGACTCGGTTTCATCATCCTCGGCGCCGGATTGCTGCTCTTCGAGGCGGGTCGCCGGGCGCGCGGTCAACTCGAGTCCAAGATCGACGAACTCGTCGACGCGATCCGCCGGAACACCGAGCGCCCGGCCGACACTGAAGCCCCGCCGGCGGCTGCACCGGCCGCCCCGCGCAGGACGGCGAAGACCGCAGCCTCAACGAACGGCAACGTGGTGATCGGGCGGTCCTCGTTCCACCGTCCGGGCTGCCGACTGGTCGAAGGCAAGGAAGATCTCGACCACGCATCCAAGGACGAAGCTATTGCCCGCGGATTACAGCCCTGCCGCGTGTGCGATCCGACGCTCGCGTCGAAGAACTAACCAAGGAACTCAGCCGGGTCGGCCAGGACCTACGAAGTCCTACCCCAGATACGCCGCGCGCAGATCCGTGCCGCGAAGTTCTTCGTCTCCAGCCCCCGAGAACACCAGGGTTCCCTTCTGCATGATCCACGCCCGATCGGCAAGCTTCAAAGCGCCTGCGTTCTGTTCGACCATCACGACCGTGATCCCGGTCTCGGAGATATGCCGGATGGCCGCAAACATCTCCTTCGCGAGCTTCGGAGCCAGACCGAGACTGGCTTCGTCGATCAGAAGGAGTCGCGGTCGCGCCATCATCGCGCGCCCCACGGCAAGCATCTGTTGCTCCCCGCCCGACAACGTCCCCGCGAGTTGGTCCCTTCGCTCGTGAAGACGCGGGAACAGCTCGTACACGGCCTCTAGGCTCTGCGCGAACGATCCCGGCTCCTTCCGCCGCACCCACGCGCCCAGACGCAGGTTCACCGCGACAGTCAGCGCAGGAAACACGCGTCGACCCTCCGGCGAAAGAGCGATGCCGCGGGCGACGCGTTCGGACGGTTCCAGTTTCGAGATCGGCTCGCCGTCGAAGTAGATCTCCCCCGACCAGGTGTGCAAAAGCCCGGTTAGCGCCATCATCATCGTGGACTTCCCGGCCCCGTTGAGGCCAAGCATCACGCCGAACTCACCTTCGTCGATCTGGAGTGAGATGCCGTGCAGGACCGGAAGCGAACCGTATCCGGTACGCAGGTCCTGGATCTCAAGCAGCGCCATCTTCCTCCCCCAAGTACGCCGCCACTACTTCCGGATGCTTCTGAATCGCCTGCGGTTTCCCCTCGGCAAGGAGCTTGCCGAAGTTCAGCACATACACGTGATCGCACACGCGCACCACGAGCGGAACGTGGTGCTCAATCATCAGCACCGTCAGACTCAGTTCCGTACGCAACCGAAGCAGCAGGTCGCCGAACTCGTGCGCCTCTTCCGGGCTCATCCCCGAAGTCGGCTCGTCGAGAAGCAACACGTCGGGATCCCCCGCAAGAACCGCGGCAATCTCCGTCAGTTTCTGAAGTCCGTAGGGGAGCTTTGCGACGCGATCCTCGTGATGGTCGATCAGCCCCATGAAGTTGAGGATTTCCAACGCGTTCTCGCGAAGCACTTGCTCCTCGGCCCACGAAGCCGGAAGCCCGAGCATCCCACCGACGGCGCCGTATTTCACTTTCGCGTGCTGCGCGATGAGCATGTTCTCGAGAACCGACAGGCTCTTGACCAAGCCGACGTTTTGGAACGTCCGACCGAGCCCCATCGCAGATCGCTTGTGCGTCGGCGTCCGGGTGATGTCCTGCCCTCGGTACGACACGGTGCCGCTGTCGGGCTGGTAGACGCCCATCGCGCAATTGAAAAACGTGGTCTTGCCTGCGCCGTTGGGCCCGATCAGCCCGACGATCTCCCACTCGTTGACGTCCAGGCTCACTTCGGACAGCGCCTGAAGCCCGCCGAAACGCATCGATAGATCGCGGATCTCAAGGACGGACACCGGCACCTCCCGTCTGAACGCCGCCTTCGTCATGCTTGAGGCTGAACGGTTTTCCACGCAGCCACTCGGTGATGGGGCGAAGCTGCTGCCCCATCCCCCCCGGCGCGACGGCCAGAGTGAATAACAGCAGCACCGGCCCGATGATCAGCACCCACACCGTGAGCGCATTCGCCGCCAGCGGGAAGATCGCAAAGAACATCGAGGCGCCAAAGATCCCGGCGCGCGATCCCAGGCCCCCGACCGCGGCCATCAACACGAACGTCAGCGCCAACTTGAAATCAAAGTCCACGGAAACAACGACGGTCCGCCAATGGGCAAACAAAGAACCGGCTACGCCCGCAACGGCACCGGAGAGCACGAATGCCAGCAGTTTGTACCCGACCACATTGATCCCAAAACTTGCCGCCGCGATCTCGTTCTCACGGATTGCCAGGATCGCACGACCTGCCTTCGTCTTCAGCAAGCGCCAGTCGACGAACAGCACCGTGCCGAGGACTGCGTAGCAGACGTACAGATACGCGGTCTCGCCCGCAAACCCGTTCGGACGAGGCGCGAGTGTCCCTGCTCCTCCTCCCGTCAAACTCGGGATCGAGAAGATCACGCGCTCGGCAATACCTCCGTATGCGAGCGTGATGAGCGCCAAGTACAGCCCCTTCAAGCGCAGCGCCACGAACCCAAGGGCAAGGGCAGCCACCGCCCCGGTCCCTGCCGCCACGAAGATGGCGAACCAAAACGGCATGCCTACTTCCGACACCATCAGCGCAGACGTGAACGCCCCGACCCCGACGAACGCCTGGTGCCCAAGCGAGACCTGTCCCGCGTACCCCATCAGCACGTTGATCGACAGGCCGACGATCACATAAATGATGCCGAGCGAAATCCACGAAACCTGGAAAGACGGCAGTACGAGCGGCAGGAGAAGAAGCACAGATCCCATTCCCGCCACAACGGCGGCACGCGAGAACCACTCGCTTCCCGAAGGCATCCCCACTTTGAGCAGCGGCAGGAACGAACTTTGCTGCGATGTAACCGCCATCTACGCCTCCGACCCCAAAAGGCCCCGCGGGCGAACGAGCAGGATGGTGACCAGCACTGCGAAGACCAGCAGATCCGGCAGCCCGGGGATATCCACGTACGAATGAATGTACTTAGAGTCGAAGTAAGCGCCGAGCGCATGGATGATTCCAATCACCTGACCCCCGACGAACGCGCCTGCGAGGCTCGTAACGCCTCCCACGACCGCCGCCGTGAAACCAAGGAGCAAGAAGTTCACCGTCATGAACCCAGGAGTAAAGATCGTGTCTGATCCCTGGAGGATTCCGGCCACTCCCCCAAGGACCGCGGCGAACACCCAGATGAACGTCGAGATCCGACGCGTCCCGATCCCTACCAACTCCGTAGCCACCGGCTCTTGGGACGTGGCCAGCACCGCGAGCCCGAGATCGGCCTTCTTGAAGAAGTAGGCCAGACCGGCGGCGAGTCCGCCGAGCACGGTCAATGTAATCACCTGCTGCCAAGTGATCACCGCGCCAAATACTCTCAGCGCCTGGCCCGACACAATGGGCGAAAGCTGGCGGATTTCCGCCCCACCGATCTTGAGTTCAAGGGCGATCGCGAGCAGAGCGACGCCGGCGGTGGCCACGAGCAGGGTCACCCGCGGCGCCTCGAACAGCGGACGCACAACTAGCCGCTCAACGACGAACCCCACGAACCCCACTCCGACAAGAGCGATGGGAATCGCGAGGCCGTACGGCACGTGGACGACCTCCAGCAGGGAATACAGGAAGAAGGCGCCGAGGGATCCGAACTCAGCTTGAGCAAAGTTGAATACGCGCGAGCCCTTGTACACCAGAACGATTCCGATGGCCAGGAGGCCGATGACGGCGCCCTGAATGATGCCGATGGTCACGAAGGTAAGCACGCGCTCCCTCCCCAGTCGGTGACGGGATTCTTAGAAACTGGAGTGGAGACCAGGATAATCGGGATCCTCGATGAACTGTGCTCCCGCCTGTACATCATGCGCCGCGTCGGCCGGTTCGGCACAACTCCCTCGCAGCACGTGCACGTTCTGCGCCCCGAAAGGACTGCCCGGGGTGAAGCGAAGGGTTGGGAACAACTGCGACGCGTAACTGAACCGACTCATCGTGCTGACGAAGCTCTCGCGCGTCACGTTCGGCCCCGCAGCCAGCAGCGCCTGGTGAATACCTTTCATGATCCCCCAGAAGGCGAGCACGAGGTCCCCGTTCTTGTCCCGGGTGTTCACATCCGCCGCGAACCTCTTTGCGGCTTGCGCAAAGTCCGGGTCGTACTGCCCCTGCTGGACCTGCTTCCAGCCTGCCCAAGGAGAAAGGAAGATCGCCCCCTGAACCGTGGAAGAAGTCGGGTTAGGGCTCTTACCGCACACAGTGTTTAGAAAAGCATTGAGGTTGTTCGTGATTCCAATACCGACCCACTTGGGTTTGTATCCGTTCTTGTCCGCCTGAAGCCCCAACTGCACGGTGAAGGTCGGCGCGGTGATCGGCATGAGGATGTCCACGCCATCCTGCTGAGCCTGAGTGGCAACCGTCTGCGCCTCCGTCGAACTGCCTTCCTTTACGACCGTGTACGCCTTGTACTCCCAGCCCGCCGCGAGGACCGCCTTCTTCAATGCCGCCGCCGCGTCGTTGAAGTTCGGCGTGTTGGGACGGACGTGTCCGAACAGAATCTTGTCGTTGCCCCCCCCGATCCCGCCGTAGACGTCCAGACTCTTCTTCGCATTGACCTTCTTCAGGAGTTGCAGGAGCAAGGGCATCTGTTGCGCGTACGACATCGTCACGGCGAAGTACGTCGATCGCTTGCTGAGCCCCGCCTCCTGTACCCCAGGAGACAGATACGGGATCTTTCGTCCTTCGGCGTCGGCGTACTGCGCACACGCGTTGATCTGGTCCGTGCCCGCACCACCGATCAGCATGAACGCGCGATCAGACGTCGCCATCTGGTTGCAAACGGCTACCGCAGTCGTCGGCGTGTACTGGTCATCGCGGAACACAACCTTCACTTCGCGGCCATAGATCTTCTGCTTCTTGACCTCGTGCAGCCATCGCCAGTAGAGATCCTTGCCCTTTTCGAACGCAAGTGGCTGGATCGGCGCCGCGCCGGTCAGAGGAGCATGCAGACCGATCGTGATCGTTGTGGCCGTGATGCCGGTGCGATCCCCCGCGATCGGTCCGGTGCCCGTGCCGGTTCCTGTACCAGTGCCCGTTCCCGTTCCGGTGCCCGTGCCGGTTCCGGTGCCCGTGCCGGTTCCTGTACCAGTGCCCGTTCCCGTTCCCGTTCCCGTTCCGGTGCCCGTTCCGGTGCCCGTGCCGGTGCCGTCTCCGGGCACATTGATGGTTCCTCCGGCTGGCCCTCCCGCCGCGTGCACTCCCGCATGCTGGCCGCACGAAGCAAGCACCAGCATCAACAGAATCGCCAGCGCGCCAAACCGCGCACCCTTCCAACAACTCATCGGCTTCCCCCCGAGACGGCCACGCCTTGATTCAACTTCCGTCCGCAATCTCCGCATCCTCGCTGCCCATCCTGCGACGACGCAACAACGCGGCGACCCGGCTGCTGGAGATGAACCCCCCGGCGCCCACCGGAACAGGATCCTCTCCGATCACGCTGGTAACCAGCCCCAATCCCAGAATGCCGAGCGGAATGACGCCAAATACCCAGGCGGGGGTCTTCGGATTCGCCGCGATGGGAACAACGCGCTCAGTCCCGCTCGCCCCCCCCGTTCCGATCCCCGAAGGAACATCCACTTCCAACTGGGGAATGTAGTCGTCGATCGGGATCGGGTTGCCAAAAGACGGGAATTGACTCCCGTCCGTCGGAGGTGATGACGGTGGTGGTGACGGTGGTGAGGCGGCGACCGTGTACTCGACGATCGCGCGACTGGCATCTTTCTCGGCCACGTAGGTAAGTTCAGTCCCGTCGGCAGCGGCTACCGTCGTCGGCTTCCCGTGAAACTCCACGGTCCACGTCTGCGCAACCCCGGTGTTGACCGGCATGAGCGCAACACCTTCGTTGAACATCTCGCCGGAGGTCCACTTCTTGACGATGTGCGTGATGTCAAAGGTCCAGACCGCGCCGTCCTTGGAGACCGTCCCACCCGCGCTAAGGCTGCAGTCCGTGAAGGGCTCGTTCCGCACCGTTTCGACTTCCGCGGTCGTATCGGCGCTTTCAGGATGCGGCCGGACCACCGTTGTGGAATATGGAGGATCTCCCTCTGCCGGGCCCCATGGCTCGGTCACAGCGCAGGCTTGGATCGCCGCAGTGGCCTGGTTAGAGGTCGCCGGAGGCTGCTCGCGCTTAGAAGCGTGCTCTTGGATGTGCTCCCCCGACTGCAAGGACACATTCATCTGAACTAGGAACCGGCTGACTTCAGCCCCGTCCGGAAGGTCGGCGAGATTGAAGAACACGTAGGACCGCATGTCCGACCCGCCGTCCTTCATCGATACGCCAAGGTGTCCGGGCGAGATCGGAGACGCCGTGCCGGCAGCGTTTCCTGCGACGCCGCCGGTAATGGAAGCCGCACCGCACACCCCAACCGCTGGGTCGTCCGAACACGTCGTGACCTTCGAGTTCGACGACCAGAACCAGGCGGTCTTCTCTACGATCAGAGGCAGCGACTCGGCGCGCGCGCCCGGAATCGGGATCAAAGACAGGCCGACCGCGATCACGGCCGCCGCCGCCGCGCGCTCGCGGCGGAACCTGCGCGCCACAACAGATCCGGAAGATGTACTCATCGGGGCCCTCACCACCTCAAGATATTACGCTTTGTCGGTTTCGAAGCGCAATGACGCCTCTTGTACCTATGACGCCGTGCTCCGCATGCGGGTTCCCTCGCTGAACCTCGACCTTAGAGCGCCTTCGACTCCCATCCCACCGCCGGAGCGACGAGATCCAGAAACCCGCCCAGGATGTATGCCGTCAGCCCCCAGACGTAGTGACCGTCGACCTCGAATACCCGCATCGGGTGACGGGTACCGCCGTACTCCCACGCCTCGGTGCGTCCGGCCTCGGCAAGGGCGCGCAAGGGCAACTCGATAACCTGAGCGATCTCGTGTGGACTCGGGTCCCACCGCTCCGGCGGCGTGATCGCACCCACAAACGGCGACACGACGAAGTCGCTGGAGAACGTCGGGCACTGGTCCAGCGCGCCCAGTGGGCGGATCTGGGGCGGAGGTAACCCGATCTCCTCCGATGTCTCGCGAACCGCCGTGTGCCACAAGTCGAGATCCCCCGGATCCTCAGCACCGCCGGGAAACGAGATCTCACCCTTGTGTGAACGCACAGTCTCGGTCCGACGCGTCAACACGATCCACGGTTCATCTTCACGCTCGAACAGCGGCAACAGCACCGCAGCTCGACGTCGGCCGGGCACGTCCAACGCGCGCGGCGTGCGAGCATCGAGCGCGCTTGTAAACGCATGACGAAATGGCTCAC
It includes:
- a CDS encoding DUF167 domain-containing protein, with the protein product MNPEDAVEETKAGPVLRVRVRARARADAVGWTAAAGVRVTVRPAPEKGRANEAVVRAIAAWLGVPARDVDVVSGTAAVDKRLSIAGMTTAELRSRVRALASDG
- a CDS encoding class I SAM-dependent methyltransferase, with the translated sequence MDPKALNAIVHDREAAYYDDRFLIDYDGRIGAEVRRDLGALLGEVPRARRALDVACGTGYLAVGLAASGIAREVHATDLSVRMVERTAENAARAGASLTVALADAERLPYADAAFDLVVARAALHHLPDPAASLREIRRVLEPGGIAIVTAEPTPGGERQVAAVVGVAVRAVGLLNKLRGRTQDPEHLTWELASMAANLHTFTPDEIESTARAAGFEQVEVSKASLAWILALGINYYLVGEFDGLARNRWVRRGARASADAAAAFDRAITDRFLPASWRHTIQAVMR
- a CDS encoding ABC transporter ATP-binding protein, which produces MALLEIQDLRTGYGSLPVLHGISLQIDEGEFGVMLGLNGAGKSTMMMALTGLLHTWSGEIYFDGEPISKLEPSERVARGIALSPEGRRVFPALTVAVNLRLGAWVRRKEPGSFAQSLEAVYELFPRLHERRDQLAGTLSGGEQQMLAVGRAMMARPRLLLIDEASLGLAPKLAKEMFAAIRHISETGITVVMVEQNAGALKLADRAWIMQKGTLVFSGAGDEELRGTDLRAAYLG
- a CDS encoding ABC transporter ATP-binding protein, coding for MSVLEIRDLSMRFGGLQALSEVSLDVNEWEIVGLIGPNGAGKTTFFNCAMGVYQPDSGTVSYRGQDITRTPTHKRSAMGLGRTFQNVGLVKSLSVLENMLIAQHAKVKYGAVGGMLGLPASWAEEQVLRENALEILNFMGLIDHHEDRVAKLPYGLQKLTEIAAVLAGDPDVLLLDEPTSGMSPEEAHEFGDLLLRLRTELSLTVLMIEHHVPLVVRVCDHVYVLNFGKLLAEGKPQAIQKHPEVVAAYLGEEDGAA
- a CDS encoding branched-chain amino acid ABC transporter permease; its protein translation is MAVTSQQSSFLPLLKVGMPSGSEWFSRAAVVAGMGSVLLLLPLVLPSFQVSWISLGIIYVIVGLSINVLMGYAGQVSLGHQAFVGVGAFTSALMVSEVGMPFWFAIFVAAGTGAVAALALGFVALRLKGLYLALITLAYGGIAERVIFSIPSLTGGGAGTLAPRPNGFAGETAYLYVCYAVLGTVLFVDWRLLKTKAGRAILAIRENEIAAASFGINVVGYKLLAFVLSGAVAGVAGSLFAHWRTVVVSVDFDFKLALTFVLMAAVGGLGSRAGIFGASMFFAIFPLAANALTVWVLIIGPVLLLFTLAVAPGGMGQQLRPITEWLRGKPFSLKHDEGGVQTGGAGVRP
- a CDS encoding branched-chain amino acid ABC transporter permease — translated: MLTFVTIGIIQGAVIGLLAIGIVLVYKGSRVFNFAQAEFGSLGAFFLYSLLEVVHVPYGLAIPIALVGVGFVGFVVERLVVRPLFEAPRVTLLVATAGVALLAIALELKIGGAEIRQLSPIVSGQALRVFGAVITWQQVITLTVLGGLAAGLAYFFKKADLGLAVLATSQEPVATELVGIGTRRISTFIWVFAAVLGGVAGILQGSDTIFTPGFMTVNFLLLGFTAAVVGGVTSLAGAFVGGQVIGIIHALGAYFDSKYIHSYVDIPGLPDLLVFAVLVTILLVRPRGLLGSEA
- a CDS encoding ABC transporter substrate-binding protein; amino-acid sequence: MSCWKGARFGALAILLMLVLASCGQHAGVHAAGGPAGGTINVPGDGTGTGTGTGTGTGTGTGTGTGTGTGTGTGTGTGTGTGTGTGTGTGTGTGPIAGDRTGITATTITIGLHAPLTGAAPIQPLAFEKGKDLYWRWLHEVKKQKIYGREVKVVFRDDQYTPTTAVAVCNQMATSDRAFMLIGGAGTDQINACAQYADAEGRKIPYLSPGVQEAGLSKRSTYFAVTMSYAQQMPLLLQLLKKVNAKKSLDVYGGIGGGNDKILFGHVRPNTPNFNDAAAALKKAVLAAGWEYKAYTVVKEGSSTEAQTVATQAQQDGVDILMPITAPTFTVQLGLQADKNGYKPKWVGIGITNNLNAFLNTVCGKSPNPTSSTVQGAIFLSPWAGWKQVQQGQYDPDFAQAAKRFAADVNTRDKNGDLVLAFWGIMKGIHQALLAAGPNVTRESFVSTMSRFSYASQLFPTLRFTPGSPFGAQNVHVLRGSCAEPADAAHDVQAGAQFIEDPDYPGLHSSF
- a CDS encoding CoA pyrophosphatase; this translates as MEPLLRPALPLSEPFRHAFTSALDARTPRALDVPGRRRAAVLLPLFEREDEPWIVLTRRTETVRSHKGEISFPGGAEDPGDLDLWHTAVRETSEEIGLPPPQIRPLGALDQCPTFSSDFVVSPFVGAITPPERWDPSPHEIAQVIELPLRALAEAGRTEAWEYGGTRHPMRVFEVDGHYVWGLTAYILGGFLDLVAPAVGWESKAL